AGCACCAACTGTGGGTGGCTGCAGCGCAGTGACCCCACTCTGGGCTGGGACAGGCATGAGCCCCGTGGAGGCAGGATGGCACACACAGGCACAGCCACAATGTGTGTACACATCTGCAGCACTCGTGCACATCTGCAGCACACCCATCACACCCTTCTGCAGTCTCTGTTTATTTCTCGGTGCTGTAAGAACAGGGGGAGCCCCTACGGGCGGCCGGGCAGCTGGAGGCGGTAATGGATGAGATGGAAGCGGATCAGTCTGGAGAACAGAGACGGGCTGCTTTCAACCACCTTCCTGAAGCCCTGGCTCTCGTACAGCCGCTGTGCCACCAGCTGCACGATGGAGGTGTACAGCACCACGGCCCCGTAGCCCCGCGCCTGGGCGAAGCGCAGCACCTCCCCGCACAGCGCCTTGGAGATGCCGTGCCCGCGGTGCTCCCTGCTGACCGACAGCCTCTTCAGCTCCATGGCCATGCCGGGCTGACCCAGGTCCGGTGCCGGAGCTGCGCCCACCATCCCCACCAGCGCCCCGCCGGCCTCCATCACCCAGAAGCAGGAGTCGGGCGCCCGCATGTAGGAGCTGTCGATGTCCTGGAGATCAGCAACAAGAGCTTCTGTCAcgaaggagaggctgaaggagcgCATCACGGGCCACATGGCCGCCAGCACCAGCGCCACGGCGGccactgccagcagccagctgccagCCATGGCACGCACGGCACAGAACAgggccagcagccccagctgcacctGCGTCAAGCGCAGCACGTGGTGGTAGATGGCCGGGGCGTGCTCCGTGATGCCACGGGCAAACAGGGAGCGCACGGCATCGTAGTCCTCATTGCGATACAGCCGGATGTGGTAGGGAGCCATGGGCACCAGGGGCTGCAATGCAGAACCGGGCAGTGGTTGGGGTTGGGGgcttggagctggaagggaccttcaaaggcCATCGggtccctctctactctgctcttgtgaggccccatctgcagtgctgtgtgcaggtctggagcccccagcacaggaaaggcagggagctgttggagagggtccagaggtCAAAAAGATGCTCATAGAACTGCAGCACCTCCAcaacaaagacaggctgagggagctgggcttgttcagcacggagaggagaaggctgcggggtgagctcagtgcagcctgccaggacctgaagggagcatccaaacaggaggggagccaACTCCTTGAAAGGGGGGatagcagcaggacaaggggaaatgggttggagctgaaggagggcagattgagggtggatgtcagggggaagttctgtactgtgagagtggggaggtgctggaacagctgcccagagaggctgtggatgccccgtccatccctggaggtgttgaaggccaggttggatggggccctgggcagcctgggctggtatgaAATGGGcaggttggtggccctgcctgtggttgggggttggagctccgtgatccttggggtcccttccaacccaaccgtgCTGTGATTCGTTGCGACCAACCCCCCCAGCAATGATCAGGGtcacacacagctccatcagtgctcagagcccccccaGCCCAACCTCAGTGTCCCCATGGATGTGGGAccaccagctccctgtgcagcctctGCCGGTGCCTCCCCATCCTCAGCACAAGgaacttcttccttctctcccatctctcttAGTTTGGAACcacttcccctcatcctgtcccAACAGACCTGGCTCCTATTGCCCCGTTCCCAATACAGCACCAGCACATCCCTCTCTGGAATGACCATCCGCCGCCCCCCGTGCGACCCGCGCTTTGAGCGTGGCTCCGCGCAGTCCCGGCGCCGTCCCGCTCCgctcccttttccctcccccctcccgcAGCCGTTCCGTTCCGCCGCCGGATCCCGCACTCCGTCCCGCTCCTCCTCCGCttgcgggaggcggcggcgcggcTCTTACCGGTGCGCAGGGCCGGGCAGCGCCGGGCTCACAGCTCGGGGAGCTCAACACACGGGGAGCTGCGCAGCCCCCAGTTCGCGTCCTCCTTCCACGGCGGCTTTGCCAACCGCTGCGGGAGcgcagcagagctcagcagctttAAAGCGGCGAGCAAAGGCCGCCACTGCCCAGGgagcggcggggggggggggtagcGGCTGTAGGGGGGAGGCACAGTGACCCGGCGGGCAGCGCTCCGATGCTCTTTTATTCTGGCAGCGTTAAGGAGGGCAGGCGCGAATCCGACCCCAGCACGGCGAGGGGACGCGGCCGGGGGAGCCTCCGTGGGTGCCCACTCAGCTGGGGGGGGCGTGGGGGTGTCGGGACCCCCGGGGAGAATGAACCAATGAACCACCCCCGGGCCTGAGGAGCagcggggctgggggtggggagggtgACAAGTCTCCAGCCCGCGGCACGCAGCACTTGGGTCTCCGTGTCCCCGCGGGCACCGGCAGCGCGGCTCAGCCACGCGGCACGAGGCTCCCCGCGGGCGGTCAGCATGACTCGGCAGAACGGGACGAGGGTCCCCGCGGGTCACGGCCCGCCCGACGGAGCTGCGTTTGTCCCCGCGGGGCGGCACCGGCTCCGGCTCTTGCTCCGCTTGGCGGCGGCTCAGGGCAGGTCGTAGCGGTAGGTGGTGACGGTGCAGTTGGCCAGGCGGCCGTAGGCGGTGGGCAGCACGAAGCGGCGCTCCCGGCGGAATCCCAGCCGCTCGTAGAGGGCGCGGGCGTCGCGCTGCAGCATGATGGTGTTGAGCACCACGGCCGTGCAGCCGGGCTGCTGCCTCGCGAAGCCCAGCGCCGCTCGGCCCAGCGCCGTGGCGACGCCCCGGCCGCGGTAATCCTTGCGCACCGCCATCCGCTTCAGCGCCAGCAGCCCCGCCTCCCCCGCCGGCCGCACGCCCACCGTGCCGACCACCCGCCCGTCCGCCTCCGCCACCCAGaagcgggcggcggggccgtcCATGTAGGAGCGGCGGATGTCGCTCAGGTCGTCCCCGAGGCAGCGCTCGATGTAGGAGCGCCAGGCGCAGCCCAGCACGTGGCGGCCCAGCGCCAGCAGCAGCGTCAGCGCCAGGacgggcagcagcagggagcggGCGctggccagcagcaggcagaaggcGCAGCCCAGCAACAGCAGCGCCCAGGGCTGCCGCAGCACGTGCAGGCACAGCGCCGGCGCGTACTCGCTCATGGCGGTGGCGAAGACGTCGCGGGCCGCCTCGTAGTCCTCGTCCCGGTACGGCCGGATCCGGAACCCCGCCATGACGCGCCGCCCTGCGGGGGGACGGGGGGCGGTCGGCCCGtcggggcggggggggaggggggagccGGCACTGCCCTCCCGCGGAGCCCCCCCCGTCCCATGGACCCCCCCCCGTCCCATGGACCCCCCCCGTCCCACGGAGCCCGCCGACCCCTTAGAGCCCCCCGTGCCCTACGGGACCCTCGTGCCCCACGGAGCCCCTTCACCTGATGGAACCCCCCATTAAACCCTCGCACCCCACGGAGCCCCACGACCCCGCACAGCCCCCCGTGCCCCTGTGGAGCCCCCTGTGCCCCACGGAGCCGCCCCCACCCCGGCAGCCCCCCGTGCCCTGAGGAGCCCCGCCCCCcgatgccccccccccccacctcctggCGCCCACGGACCGGCCCCGGGCCCCCCCTTGCCCCGCCCCCCCTTGCCCCCTGCCCTCATCCTCCCACGTGCTGCCCCGCACCCCGCGTGTCCCCGACCCCCCCCCGCTCACCGCGTTCCCGCACCCGCCGCCCTCCACCATCGCCGGCCCGGAGCTGCGGCGCCCGCCTCCTATTGGCCGCCGCTCTTCCGGGGGTCACGCCCCTCCCGCCGACAACAACCAATGGGCGCCGAGCGGGGGAGCGAGGGAGGCGGGAGCGCGGGTCACGTGAGCGGGGAATGAATGGGAGGGCacggggaggggcggggcgaGCGCGAGGAGGCGGGGCCTGCGCTGTCAGAGGATCCTATTGGCCTGcagggagggggcggggccggcggAGGGGCGGGGCCAGAGGGAGCTCGGGGCCGCGGGTTCGATCCCCGCTCCGGGCGGGTCACGGCGCCCGGCGCTGAGCGCGGAGGCGGCGCAGGCGGTGTCGGTGCAGCCGCAGCTGAAGGTCCGGCGGTCCCCGGCCCCGCAAACGTCTCCGCGCCAGGCGGAAGCTGCAGGGCGTGGGAACGTTCTCGAAGGAGACGCGGCACGGCCGGGTGGCCGCCTCGTAGCCCTCGGCCCGCGCCGTCACCTCGTACTCGCCGGGGTTCAGCAGCCGCCAGTAATCCCCGTCCGCCGCTGTGGGGGGGGCAGGGCCGCAGCGCTGACATCCCATCTCTATCCCCATCCCGTTTATCCCACCCATCCCGTCCCATACACACCCCCACACACCCCCGCGTTTATCCCATCCCATTCGCCATCCCCTCCCACCCGTCTCCTCCGCCCCTATTCCTCTGATCCCACCCATCCCGTTtatcccaccccatcccatcccccgccctttccctgccccccccGCCCGTCTCCGTCCCGCTGTACCTGTCCGCACATCGTGGTTGATGCCATCCACGGCGATGACGGCGTTGGCGATGCCCTCACCCGTCTCTTCATCCCGAACCACCCCCTTAATGCCGCGGTGCAcctggggagcagagggacGGGGCTCAGCGGGACCCCCctcactgcacagctgtgtgtaCCAGGGCTGTCTGTACCCAACGCGAGCCCTGGGGCACAGCCTGGCCCCACGGCACGACCCCacggcacagcagcacacaggaacCCACACCTCCAGCACAcgccccctgcagccccctgcagccccctgctACCCCCTGCTACCCCCTGCTACCCCCTGCTTCCCCCCTGCTGCCCCCTGCTGTCCCCTTGCTGCCCCCTGCTTCCCCCTGCTACCCCTTGCtgccccctgcagccccctgcaTCCCCCTGCTACCCCCTGCATCTCCCTGCATCCCCCTGCATCCCCCTGCTACCCCTTGCTACCCCCCGCTACCCCCTGCATCCCCCTGCAGCACCCCTGTtgccccctgcagccccctgcagcccc
This DNA window, taken from Excalfactoria chinensis isolate bCotChi1 chromosome 4, bCotChi1.hap2, whole genome shotgun sequence, encodes the following:
- the LOC140252175 gene encoding N-acetyltransferase 8-like, translating into MAPYHIRLYRNEDYDAVRSLFARGITEHAPAIYHHVLRLTQVQLGLLALFCAVRAMAGSWLLAVAAVALVLAAMWPVMRSFSLSFVTEALVADLQDIDSSYMRAPDSCFWVMEAGGALVGMVGAAPAPDLGQPGMAMELKRLSVSREHRGHGISKALCGEVLRFAQARGYGAVVLYTSIVQLVAQRLYESQGFRKVVESSPSLFSRLIRFHLIHYRLQLPGRP
- the LOC140251656 gene encoding probable N-acetyltransferase camello encodes the protein MAGFRIRPYRDEDYEAARDVFATAMSEYAPALCLHVLRQPWALLLLGCAFCLLLASARSLLLPVLALTLLLALGRHVLGCAWRSYIERCLGDDLSDIRRSYMDGPAARFWVAEADGRVVGTVGVRPAGEAGLLALKRMAVRKDYRGRGVATALGRAALGFARQQPGCTAVVLNTIMLQRDARALYERLGFRRERRFVLPTAYGRLANCTVTTYRYDLP